The following proteins are co-located in the Heptranchias perlo isolate sHepPer1 chromosome 30, sHepPer1.hap1, whole genome shotgun sequence genome:
- the sp2 gene encoding transcription factor Sp2, with the protein MSDQQDSMAATAAVSPSEYLQPAASTVTEDSQPSPLALLAATCSKIGPPAAESGSLPSPVAVQMVTKKLPLLKPAPPPNGQSGGNISFIAANGKVFQIQGSQVGSAAVSPSSSGQLVLAIQNQAVVSKGSRPNIQYQVIPQVQTIGGQSVQIANVQQNVAGQIQIIPGTNQAFVTTAPVSSAQKISPQAMQIKPAVSVPVQVQKIGGTTLQAQGNIIKLAGGGNVALSMPVSNLVGAGDGSGIQLTGDSICSSSTKLGKRSRRKSANPTAVTETVTLVEAAGNVIQSGTNVLLVQSPGSNVLQQVQVVQPKQEQAVQSIPQQAIRVVQAASMGGHTLPTVPQKSPQNFQVQATEQSSTPVIIRAHSVTSSGQVNWQALPMKNSSANQQGSGAPGASSLPRIAPAGGGKRSNTGSMIRKGNALPRIAPAGGTINLNTAQFAAGQTIQTISINGLQVPGVPVTVTNAAGQQQLSMQAGVMSPVSANNITITGLSPSQLSQLQMEPALPADEIAGQQNKKMKRMACTCPNCKDGEKRSGEVGKKKHICHIPGCEKVFRKTSLLRAHVRLHTGERPFVCSWVFCGKRFTRSDELQRHARTHTGDKRFECGQCHKRFMRSDHLTKHYKTHLNTKNLV; encoded by the exons accaGCAGGACAGTATGGCTGCCACCGCCGCTGTTAGTCCCAGTGAATATCTCCAACCAGCAGCGTCAACAGTGACAGAG GATTCACAGCCATCTCCGCTGGCCCTTCTGGCAGCGACATGCAGCAAGATTGGCCCACCGGCTGCGGAATCCGGCTCCCTGCCCTCACCGGTGGCCGTACAGATGGTCACCAAGAAACTTCCACTGTTGAAACCGGCTCCACCCCCCAACGGACAGAGTGGGGGCAACATCAGCTTCATCGCGGCCAACGGAAAAGTCTTTCAAATCCAGGGGTCGCAGGTCGGCAGCGCGGCCGTTAGCCCCTCCAGCTCGGGACAGTTGGTGCTGGCCATTCAGAACCAAGCGGTGGTCAGCAAAGGCTCACGGCCGAACATTCAGTACCAGGTTATCCCCCAGGTCCAGACCATCGGCGGGCAGTCCGTGCAGATCGCCAACGTCCAGCAGAATGTGGCGGGTCAGATCCAGATCATTCCGGGAACCAACCAGGCGTTTGTAACCACGGCGCCGGTGAGCAGCGCACAGAAGATCTCCCCTCAGGCCATGCAGATCAAGCCTgccgtctctgtccctgttcaggTGCAGAAGATCGGGGGAACGACTCTACAAGCCCAGGGCAATATCATCAAACTGGCAGGTGGTGGAAACGTAGCCTTGTCCatgcctgtgagtaacctggttGGTGCTGGCGATGGAAGCGGCATACAGTTAACCGGAGACTCCATTTGCAGCAGCTCCACGAAGCTTGGCAAGAGGTCGAGGAGGAAATCGGCCAATCCGACGGCGGTGACGGAGACGGTGACCCTGGTGGAGGCCGCGGGCAACGTCATTCAGTCGGGGACCAACGTGCTCCTGGTGCAGAGCCCTGGCTCCAACGTCCTGCAGCAGGTGCAGGTGGTGCAGCCCAAAcaggagcaggcggtgcagagCATTCCCCAGCAGGCCATCCGTGTGGTGCAGGCAGCTTCCATGGGCGGCCACACACTCCCCACCGTCCCTCAGAAGTCCCCGCAGAACTTCCAGGTCCAGGCGACGGAGCAGAGCTCCACACCGGTCATCATCCGAGCCCATTCCGTCACCTCCTCCGGACAGGTGAACTGGCAGGCGTTACCAATGAAGAACTCCTCGGCGAATCAGCAAGGGTCAGGCGCCCCCGGGGCCAGCTCCTTGCCCCGGATAGCCCCAGCCGGAGGCGGGAAGAGGTCCAACACGGGCTCCATGATCCGGAAGGGGAATGCCTTGCCCAGGATTGCACCGGCAGGAGGCACCATTAACCTGAACACTGCACAGTTTGCTGCTGGCCAGACGATACAGACCATCAGCATCAATGGGTTGCAGGTACCAGGAGTTCCAGTAACTGTCACCAATGCTGCAG GACAGCAACAGTTAAGTATGCAGGCGGGGGTCATGTCCCCAGTTTCCGCCAACAATATCACCATCACTGGACTGAGTCCGAGCCAACTCAGCCAGCTGCAGATGGAGCCAGCCTTGCCAGCTGACGAAATCGCGGGGCAGCAGAACAAGAAGATGAAGCGGATGGCCTGCACTTGTCCAAACTGCAAGGACGGCGAGAAAAG GAGCGGAGAGGTAGGGAAGAAGAAGCACATTTGCCACATTCCAGGTTGTGAGAAGGTATTCCGGAAAACATCTTTGCTACGAGCCCATGTCCGCTTACACACAGGGGAGCGTCCGtttgtctgtagctgggtgtTCTGTGGGAAGAGGTTCACTCGCAGCGACGAGCTACAGAGGCACGCCAGAACTCACACAG GTGACAAACGATTCGAGTGTGGACAGTGTCACAAGCGTTTTATGAGGAGTGACCACCTGACCAAACACTACAAAACGCACTTGAACACAAAGAACTTGGTGTAA